The following coding sequences lie in one Mercenaria mercenaria strain notata chromosome 5, MADL_Memer_1, whole genome shotgun sequence genomic window:
- the LOC128557009 gene encoding toll-like receptor 7, producing MFNVFVFCLIILCTCVHFCVYGLCTSSCHCSGYTMLCKNGGIPTDIPSDVTELFIEQFDFDQLYRNKFKNVSNIQILDIQADHGKSIPSKSFDQFINLTYLGLHGKYIITISPDAFLGLNNCLTLNLSSNPRLHISEISSSINSENRGKHKKILPALLSLSVAKIQTSSSYPVDLNDYFFKSITFGRKLKYLDFSDLNIRMLDFNYYKTLCKSVEYVDLRKSVIGNIKQNYVEVEACESIRTFDLFEEMADTEAE from the coding sequence ATGTTTAACGTGTTTGTGTTTTGTCTTATTATTTTGTGTACGTGTGTTCATTTCTGTGTATATGGATTATGTACAAGCTCGTGTCACTGTTCCGGATATACAATGCTCTGTAAAAATGGAGGGATACCTACAGACATACCATCTGATGTAACGGAACTATTCATTGAACAGTTTGATTTTGATCAACTCTATAGAAATAAGTTCAAAAATGTGTCAAATATACAAATACTCGATATTCAAGCAGACCATGGGAAGTCTATTCCTTCAAAAAGTTTTGATCAGTTTATCAATTTAACATATCTTGGCTTACATGGGAAATATATAATAACTATAAGCCCAGATGCCTTTCTAGGACTGAACAACTGTTTGACACTAAATTTATCATCTAATCCTAGACTTCACATTTCTGAAATAAGTAGCTCCATAAATTCAGAAAACAGAGGAAAACATAAGAAAATTTTGCCAGCGTTGCTGTCATTAAGTGTAGCTAAGATCCAAACGTCCTCTTCATATCCAGTGGATCTTAATGACTACTTCTTTAAATCAATAACTTTCGGTAGAAAGCTTAAGTATTTAGATTTTTCTGACCTTAACATACGTATGCTTGATTTCAATTATTATAAGACATTGTGTAAGTCTGTAGAGTATGTGGATTTGAGAAAGTCGGTTATTggaaatattaaacaaaattatgtggaaGTTGAGGCATGTGAAAGCATAAGGACGTTTGAT